A region from the Amycolatopsis camponoti genome encodes:
- a CDS encoding polyprenyl synthetase family protein, whose amino-acid sequence MPSPAPGAGSLPAAPGGALEDLRASVGLQIADETLLRTIATGLADVEKLLREVVRSDVQAVNDAALHLVEAGGKRFRPLFTLLSAQFGPKQDDHVVIAAAAVELVHLATLYHDDVMDEADMRRGAESVNSRWDNTIAILTGDFLFAHASRLVADLGTDAARIIAETFGELVTGQMRETVGPGPGDDAVAHYLTVIGQKTGSLIATSGRFGGMMSGAADEHIGALRRFGDIIGAAFQISDDIIDIASPSDELGKAQGTDLREGVRTLPMLYALADPGTDPRLIELLSGPIADDAVVQEALELLRASSGLDRARVTLSDYAQRARAELAALPASPARDACESVADYLVARTH is encoded by the coding sequence GTGCCTTCCCCAGCCCCCGGGGCGGGATCCCTCCCCGCTGCGCCGGGTGGCGCCCTCGAGGACCTGCGCGCGTCGGTCGGCCTGCAGATCGCCGACGAGACCCTGCTGCGCACGATCGCCACCGGGCTGGCCGACGTCGAGAAGCTGTTGCGCGAGGTCGTCCGCAGTGACGTCCAGGCCGTCAACGACGCCGCGTTGCACCTGGTCGAGGCGGGGGGCAAACGCTTCCGTCCGCTGTTCACCCTGCTGTCCGCGCAGTTCGGCCCGAAGCAGGACGACCACGTCGTGATCGCCGCCGCCGCGGTCGAGCTGGTGCACCTCGCCACGCTCTACCACGACGACGTCATGGACGAGGCGGACATGCGCCGCGGCGCCGAGAGCGTCAACTCGCGCTGGGACAACACCATCGCCATCCTCACCGGCGACTTCCTCTTCGCCCACGCCTCCCGTCTGGTCGCCGACCTGGGCACGGACGCGGCGCGGATCATCGCCGAGACCTTCGGCGAGCTGGTCACCGGCCAGATGCGCGAGACCGTCGGCCCCGGACCGGGTGACGACGCCGTCGCGCACTACCTCACCGTGATCGGGCAGAAGACCGGCTCGCTGATCGCCACCTCCGGCCGGTTCGGCGGGATGATGTCCGGTGCCGCCGACGAGCACATCGGCGCGCTCCGGCGCTTCGGCGACATCATCGGCGCCGCGTTCCAGATCTCCGACGACATCATCGACATCGCGTCGCCGTCCGACGAGCTCGGCAAGGCGCAGGGCACCGACCTGCGCGAAGGCGTCCGGACGCTGCCCATGCTGTACGCGCTGGCCGACCCGGGCACGGACCCGCGGCTCATCGAGCTGCTGTCGGGCCCGATCGCCGACGACGCCGTCGTCCAGGAAGCCCTGGAGCTGCTCCGGGCGAGTAGCGGACTCGATCGAGCACGCGTCACCCTTTCCGACTACGCTCAGCGCGCGCGAGCCGAGCTTGCCGCGTTGCCCGCGTCACCCGCCCGGGACGCGTGCGAGTCGGTCGCCGACTA
- a CDS encoding DUF3558 domain-containing protein, which yields MRGTILVLSALLLAIAACSTTNPGTPSPAGGTASTNTSSETGSNVPGPGVPKVPSPIDITRFKQNPCNALNTNQVAGLLGSGVSGKSDLQAPAGPSCAWDSPDVSQAGIAVIFTGADQLGLTSVYAAKGKQYQFFQPLTAIDGFPIVAYGVNDERTTRGRCAVALGVSDTQVVDIHVSQSEGNIGKKDPCEAAHDIASQMLGNLRGAN from the coding sequence ATGCGCGGCACCATCCTCGTACTCAGCGCATTGCTACTCGCCATTGCGGCCTGCTCGACCACGAATCCGGGTACCCCGTCACCTGCAGGCGGTACAGCGAGCACGAACACCTCATCTGAGACCGGAAGCAACGTGCCTGGTCCGGGGGTCCCCAAGGTCCCAAGTCCGATCGATATCACACGATTCAAGCAGAACCCGTGCAATGCGCTGAACACCAACCAAGTCGCGGGCCTACTGGGATCCGGAGTATCCGGGAAATCCGACTTGCAAGCACCTGCCGGACCCAGTTGCGCTTGGGACTCACCTGACGTATCCCAGGCCGGCATAGCGGTCATCTTCACGGGAGCGGACCAACTTGGCCTGACCAGCGTCTATGCGGCAAAGGGCAAGCAGTACCAGTTCTTCCAACCCCTGACAGCCATCGATGGTTTTCCGATTGTGGCGTACGGCGTGAACGACGAGCGAACCACCCGCGGCCGCTGCGCTGTTGCCCTGGGAGTGAGCGACACGCAGGTTGTGGACATCCATGTTTCACAATCTGAGGGCAATATCGGGAAGAAAGACCCCTGTGAGGCAGCTCACGACATCGCTTCACAGATGCTCGGCAACCTCCGTGGAGCGAACTGA